The following is a genomic window from Caldicellulosiruptor danielii.
AAAACCCCAACTTTTTAATAAATATCTGATTACAATTGGATTTTGTAGACCCAGCAAGAAATGGGCCAGAAAAGCAGTGTACAGAAAACACAATAGAATAAATAAAATTACAGAATAAAACCCCTTTTCTTTGGAAAAGATAGCAAATAGAAATTCCAAGGAAAGGGGTATTTTTATGGTTATAACCATTTTTATTAGAACGTTGATTTTGTATGTATTGGTTGTGTTGGTTATGAGACTTATGGGAAAAAGACAGATGGGAGAACTTCAGCCATTTGAACTTGTTATTACAATAATGATTTCTGAACTTGCAGCTGTTCCAATGCAAAACACAGGTGTTCCTCTTATAAATGGTATCATTCCTATTCTGACCCTTTTGTTTTTACAGACATTAATCACATTTGGAAGCTTGAAATCTGACTTTGTAAAAAGACTTGTGTGTGGAAGCCCTACCATTTTGATAGCAAAAGGAAAAATTTTAGAAGATGCACTAAGGAAAACACAGTATAGCTTGAATGACCTTATGGAACAGCTGAGAATAAAAGGTTTTTTCAATATTCATGATATAGAATACGCTATACTGGAGACTGATGGAGATATCTCTGTAATTCCTAAGTCTCAAAAAAGATATGTTACTCCTGCTGATTTAGGAGTAGCAACAAAGTATGAGGGAATTCCTATAAGTGTAATTGTCGACGGCAAGATAAAAGAGGAATCTTTGAAATATGCCAATTTGACATTAGAACAAGTACTGACGGAGATTAAAAAAAGAGGAGTAAATACTGTTGAGGATGTTTTCTTTGCCTGCATTGATCCTGAAGGTAACTGGTTTGTTCAAAAAAAGGAGGGAAAAGACAAGTGAAGGTATGGGCTACAGTTGCAGGTTTTCTTATTTTAATAATTGTTCTTATGCTAATATCAAGGCATATAATATTAAGTGCTGCTGAGAGGATTGAAAGTGACCTGTCTGGATTGTATGAAAATGTTATTAAAAACGACTACAAGCTTGCAAATTCAAATTACCTTAATATAGTAAAAAAGTGGGGTGAACACAAAAAAGGCTGGGCGATGCTAATCGAGCACCAAGAAATAGATAAGATAGACGAAGAGCTTACAAAAATAAAAGAGTACCTTTTGGAACAAAATAGGAGCCTTTTACTAAGTGAGATAGGCCTTCTCAAGTTCTATATTCGTCATGTCAGGGAGATGATTTTACTCAAGATTGAAAATATTTTTTAAAAATTTTTTAATACAAATGTGCGTTTGAGTGGTATATAATATATAAGAAATGTTTTTTTGAATGGAGGGGAGAGCCATGAAAAGGTACGCTATAGTTATGGGCTACTCCTTTGAGGAATATGACATTGAAAATGGCAACGCAGGTTTTGCTTACTTTTTCGTGGAAGATTTAAAAGAGCTTGAAAAAGACAAATTTACTAATATTCCTTATAAAGATTATAATGAATTTGCAATAAAATTTAAAGAGGCAGCTTTGGCAGAAAAGTTGGATGCTTATTTGATAGATAATATAATTGAGGCATGCGTCGATATTTCCCGGATAATATATCCGTCTGATAGATTCTTCTCTGTCATTACCTATAATGTTTCAGAAGGATTTAAAGAACTGATGTACGAAGCTAAAGCTAACGAGTTTAAGATTATATATGACCGAAAATCAAATTCTGTTGAAATAAGAGGAGAAGGGGTTCTGCGCGACCCAGTTATTATAAAAGAATACGATATTGTTGATGCTGTTGATGAGTTTTTGTTTGAATATAGAAAAGAGAATGTGAAACAGTTTATGCTCAGCCTCAAGAAAATGTATAAAGACAAATATGGTGAAGACCTGAGAATGAACGTTGTGGGTAACAAACTTTTGATTTCAATTGGCAAAGACACTTTTGAATTTGATGATAGCAGGCTAGATGTTGTCTATAACTTTATTATGAGTAGAAAATGAGGTGGAAAGATTTGGACTCAAGAGCTATTGCATCTGCATTGAGTTTTAAAAACTGGGCTGTGGTTGGTGCAACACCAAACAAGCAAAAATATGGATACATGGTCTTCAAAAAACTTAAAGAGAAAGGTTACAATGTGTTTGCTATAAATCCTTTGTACGATAAGATTGAGGATGAGAAGGTATATAAGACATTGTTGGATTTGAATCAGAAAATAGATTGCGTGAGTATGGTTGTTGCACCAGAAAGAGGAAAACCATATATTGAACAAGCAGCAAAAATAGGAGTAAAGTATGTTTGGTTTCAGCCAGGAGCAGAAAGTGATGAGTTAGTTAGGCTATGTGAAAATAATAGTATAGTTCCAATTTACAATGCATGTGTTTTGGTTGTGTTAAACCACAGAAAATAACCTTTCAAAGATTTACCGCCATCCGTGTATATAAATTTAGCGAGATGGCGGTTTTTGTTTTTAAAGGATTTTGAGTAGGTGAGAATTAAGACAAACATTTTACAATGTGATAAAGTATTTTAATATATGTAATTCAGTTATGGGAAGGAGAACTGATAAATGATTTAAATCATATGAAAAAATCTAAGGAAAAAAGATATCTGTAGAAAATGCACTTGTTATATTTTACCTATCCCCAAACCCCTTGATTTTATTGGAGCTCCATGGGGGATTCGAACCCCCGACCAGTCGATTACGAATCGACTGCTCTGCCACTGAGCTAATGGAGCATGTATGACATATACAATTATAATATTCTTCTTGACAACAAATCAAGAGTTATTAATACTTTATTTTGTAGCTTGGCTAAAGAATTTAACTTCAAAAGGAGTGAGCTTTAAATTGAAGAGTCTTGTTGATTGCATCCACTGCTATCTAAAACAGGCAGTTTCATGTATGGAGATGATAAAGGTTCCCGACGAAAAAAAGATAGAAGTACTCTATAATCTCATAGACTTCATAAAAACTTTAAAGCCTTCTGCCTCACCAGCGTATAACTCTTCACTTGTATTGCTAAAGACATATGAGTTTATAAATAATCCAGACCCATATTATGAAGCGAAAAAATCCTCGAACAAATTGGCACTTGAACTGTATCCAAGAGTAAAAGAAAAAGTCGAAACAGCTGATGATCCTCTTTATGAAGCTTTAAAAGTTTCTGTTGCGGGTAATGTTATTGATTTGGGGATTCAGAGAGATTTTGATATTGATAAAGAGCTTGATCATGCGTTTAATTTTGGATTTTGGATTGATGACTATCCTCTATTAAAAGAAAAAATTGAAAAGGCGAAAGATGTAGTAATTGTAGGAGACAACGCAGGTGAGATTGTTTTTGATAAGATACTGGTAGAAATCTTAAATGGAATGGGAAAAAATGTTTATTACATTATAAAGTCTGGACCTATTCTCAACGATGCAACAAAAGAAGATGCAGAGGAAGTTTTTATGAATAAAATAGCAAATGTTGTTGAGAGCGGAGCAGCGCTTTTGGGTGTTCCAAAAGACTTTGTTTCTAAGCAAGTCAAAAATCTTATATATACTGCTGATGTAATTATTTCAAAAGGGCAGGCAAACTTTGAGACTGTGGATGACTTTGAAGATGTTCAAGCCAATGTTTTTTATCTTTTGAAGATTAAATGTGAATACTTAGCCAAGAAACTAATGTTCAAGCAGGGCAGCTTGGTACTCATAAATGGAGAAAGGTTAAAAGAGAGAAAGCGAAATATCTTCTAAAATAATACAAAAACAAAACAATTTTACAATGGTTTTCTGAAAAATTCAAAGTTCTTTTTATCCTGTAAAAGTACATGAGAATAGTCTCCAACCTCAGTATTTTCAAAGAGCCTGTGCCCTTCATTTTGGCAGTCATTGCATGCATCGTATGGAATTACTATTGCAAAAACCCTATATCCCAAACAAAAAGAATCTATTGATATTAGACCTGAGCATTTTTTGCAGATTTTTATTTTTTCAAGCTGATATTCTCTGAATCCCATTGTGTCGTAATATATAGATTTTTTTCTGAAATAATAATCTTGATTTCCCATTTTGATTTTGTATTCTCTTTCTTCTTTTGATTTCCATATACTGTATACTTGCTCGCAAAGCCGTTTGATATAATCAGATATTCTTTGAGGCTGTGTAAATCTTTCAGGATTATAATCGGGTTCTTTTATGTTAGAATAATCAATACCAGCAAGTGCAAATATTATACCCAAATTGACGTATGGAAGAGCACTTTCAATAGAATATCCGCCTTCTAAAACAGAAATATTTGGGCTTAACTTTTCTGTAAGTTTTGCATACCCTTGTGCAGAAAAGTTCATGTTAGTCAGCGGGTCAGAATAATGATTGTCCTGCCCTGCTGAGTTTATTATGATGTCTGGCTTGAATTCTTCTAAAACAGGAATGATAAGATTGTCTAAGCAGTACAAAAATCCTTCATCAGATGTATACGGTGGCAAGGGGAGATTTAAAGTATAACCAATTGCCGATGGTCCACCAATTTCGTCTGTAAAACCCGTGCCGGGATATAGGGTTGTACCATCTTGGTGTAGAGAAATAAACAAGACATCTTTGTCATTCCAAAATATATCCTGAGTTCCATCACCGTGATGACAATCGGTGTCTATTATTGCTATCTTTTTGATTTTATATTCTTTTCTCAGATATTCCACCATTATCGCCTCATTGTTTATAATACAAAATCCCCTGTCACCATATGTTACTCTGTGTGCATGATGACCGGGTGGTCGGATGAGAGCAAATCCTTTTTCCACTTCTTTTGATAGAACCTTTTTAGCAATAGTTATTGCTGAGCCTGCAGCTATCTCGTGAGATACAGTAACAATTGAAGAAATAGCGGGGATGCAAAAATGGGTCATCTCGATATATTTTGAATCAATCATTTCGGGATTGTAAATTTTTATATTTTCATAGTCAAAAAGCCCCTCTTCTTCTATCTGGTCAATTGTATACAAAAGTCTTTCTTCTCTTTCAGGATGCGTTGGTGAAATTCTCCAGTCAAAGGCAGGAAAGAGTATGAGCTCTAAACTATTTTTTGCTTTTAACATCTTGTTTCACTCCCCAAAAAATCAATCTCTCAAATTTAAAAGCTTGGGTTTTAACTGAGCTTTAATTTTAATCATTCTCCCGCAGAATTTAAAACTTCTTATCATGTTAAAAGAACTTTCATCCACAATCTCTACATCGTCTTGATTTTTAGCTTCTCTGCACTCTAAGACCTTTTCAATTAAAAACTTCTTTGCCTGGTCAATAGTAAAATCTGCAGGAATACTTTGATATATATTTAGCTCTGGGATTACCATCTTGCCCTGTATAGTGTCTGCAACTAAGTTGTACTCTTTTGAAATTGAACCAACCGCACAACCAATTGCATTTGCGACCATGTAATGTTTCGGGACTTCAACTTTTATTTTAAGCTCGTTCTCTAAATGAGGTTTTAAAAGCTGAGCTGGCCCACCAATTAGAATTATCTTCTGTGGCACAAATTTTTCTCCATACAAAAACTTATTTATGGTATAAACTGGAAGGTTGTTAATAAATTCAATTCCCTCTTTAATTTTTTCTTCTATCATTGCTGCTGCCCTGCTTATCACTAATTTACAAAAGTCTTCTTGGCTCATATTCAGCTGAGTAGATAAAGATTTTAAACCAGCATTTATAGGATTTTCATGATAAGAATTTGAAAATTGAAGAACATCGTAAAAAGTAATAAAATCATTTTTGCCTTTTTCATACCATCTTTTTGTTTCTGGTCCTATCTTAACTGTATCATCTACTATTTTAACGATACTTTCTGCCCCCAACCCCACAGATCGTGAATATATTGCTCTTACCAGCGTGGGATACTTTCCGATTTTTGCTCCATATGGTTCAAGAACAAGATTACCATTCGACAAGAAAGCAATATCGGTTGTTGTTCCACCAATGTCAATTATTATTGCATTTTTCACAAAATTAGATAGGACACATCCGCCTTGAGCGGATGCAGCTGGACCTGAAAGAATAGAAAATATAGGAAAACATTCAATATTATGCAAGTTTACAATTCCACCATCTGGCTTTTGAACGAATATCTTTTCAAGAGGAATTTTTCTTTCTTGTGAAAACGTTAAAATACTTTTGTAGAACATATTAAATGTGCTGTAGACTGCACAGTTCAAATATGTGGAAAAAACTCTTCGGGGAAAGTTGAGTTTGCCAGAAAGTTTGTAACCAACTGACACAAATTTAAAGTTGTATTCTTTAGCTACCTCATATATATAAAGTTCATGCTGTGGATTTCGAACAGAAAACTTGCCAACAATACCCAAATTTTCTATATCTTCTTGTTTAAAGTTTTGCAAAGTGCTCTTTACGCTTTCGATATTTACTGGTTTTACCTCTATGCCTCTGTTATTTATATATCCATCTGCAAAAAAATTCATATCGCCGCACATCAAAAATTCAGGGTTTGCTCCAATACCGTTTTCTATTATCATTCCCACTTTATCTAAGTTATTTTGAACTATTGCGTTAGTAGTAATGGTTGTGCTGAGTGTTATTTTTTCAAGGTTTGAAATCATTTCTTTAGATATAAACTGGGTTAAACTTTCAAGTACAGAGTCTATCAAACTTTCCCCTCGTTCGAATTTTTTTGATGCAACCACCTTGCCATTTTCTATTGCCACTATGTCAATGGTTGTACCACCAACATCAAGGCCTACTATCATTTTTAACTTCACCTTGCTTTTTAAAAAATGTATTTTACTTCAACTAATATTATAACCCTTTCTTGATTTTATGGGCAAAAATACTTTAAAATAGATAGTAGTCAAGTAGAAGTTTTTATTTTTCTTTGTCTAAGGATTTTTTTTACAATTACATTGAAAGGATTGGTTACATTATCATGATTAAAAGTATGACAGGCTATGGTGGATGTAAGAAAATAATAAATGAAAGAGAGTACAGTGTGGACATAAGAAGTGTAAACCACAGATATTTGGAAATAAACTTGAAGATGCCCAAAGAATTTATCAAATTTGAAAGTGAGATAAAAAATGTGGTTTCACAATATATTTGCCGAGGAAAAGTTGATATATATATTAATTTTAAAAGCTTCAGCGAAAAAGACTACAGGATTATTCCTAACATAGGAATAATGAAGCAGTACTTGGAAGCAATAAATAAGATTAGGGAAAACTTTTCAGAAGTTCAGGACGATTTTAGCCTTTCGACTTTTATAAAACTTCCAGATGCTCTTGTAATTGAGACTGAAGAACTTGACGTCAGTACTGTTAAATCTGAACTTTTGGATTGTATTGAAGAGGCACTTCAAAATTTAGATAAAATGAGAAAAACAGAAGGTGAAAATCTTAAAAAGGATATTTTGATGAGATTAGAAAGCGTTAAAGCTTTGGTGAGTAGAATAGAAGATTATTCAAAGGATTTGGTTGAAAATTACAGAGAAAAACTTTACAAACGGGTAAGTGAATATTTCGATTTAAAAAACATTGATGAAAACAGACTTATGCTGGAGATAACTCTATTTGCTGATAAGAGCGATATAACAGAAGAGCTTGTGAGGCTAAAAAGTCATATAAGTCAGTTTGCTGAGTGTTTAGAAACTGGAGGAAGTATAGGCAAAAAACTTGACTTTATAGTTCAAGAGATGAACAGAGAGACAAATACAATTGGTGCTAAATCTACAATTTTTGAAATTTCACAGTGTGTTATAGGTATAAAAGATGAGCTTGAAAAAATTCGTGAACAAGTTCAAAATATTGAATAGAGGTGAGTTTGTTTTGAGCAGTAGCGGTAATATAAAACTGATTAACATAGGTTTTGGCAACATAGTTTCAGCAAACAGGCTGATAGCAATAGTCAGTCCTGATTCAGCTCCTATAAAAAGAATAATCCAGGAAGCAAGAGAAAGAGGCATGCTCATTGATGCCACATATGGCAGAAGAACAAGAGCGGTAATAATAACTGATGCTGATTATGTAATACTTTCGTCTGTTCAACCAGAGACTGTGGCACACAGAATTATAGAACCTGAAGAAGAGTTTGAAGAAGAAGACATTGAAGTTGAGGATGAGGATGACAAAAAATGAGAGATGGACTTTTGGTTGTGATTTCAGGGCCTGCAGGAACTGGAAAGGGTACAGTTGTTGGAAGGCTTCTTGAGAAAAATCCAAATATTAAGCTTTCTATCTCCAAGACCACAAGAAAGCCACGACCGGGAGAAAAAGAGGGTGTGAATTATTTTTTTGTATCGCGCGAGCAATTTGAGGAAGAGATTAAAAATGAAAGATTTTTAGAATATGCTGAGTATAACAATAACTATTATGGTACGCCCAAGGATTTTGTTTTTGAGGCATTGGAAAAGGGCTTTGATGTAATTTTGGAGATTGAAACTCAGGGAGCGCTCAAGATTAAAAAAGCCTTTTCGGATGCAGTACTAATATTCTTATTGCCACCCTCCATAGAAGAGCTTTATAGAAGACTTATAAAAAGAGGCACCGAGTCTGAAGATGAGATAAGAGCAAGGCTTGAGATTGCTAAGAACGAGATAAAACTTGTGCCAGAATATGACTATTGTGTTATAAATGACAATGTGGATGATGCTGTTCAGAAAATACAAAAGATTATTGAAGTTGAAAAACTAAAGAGTAGAAGGTTTGATATACAAAGTTTTTTGAAGGAGTGAATGAAGGATGCTTTTGCGACCTGGGCTTGACGAGCTTTTAGAGTATGTTGACAATAAATACACACTTTCTGTACTTGTTGCAAAGAGAGCAAGACAACTTCTTCAGCAGGCACAAAAAAAAGTTGACATTACCAATTTTAACTCTGACAAGTATGTTTCAATGGCAGTAAATGAGGTTGCCTCTGGAAAGATTTCTTACAAGTACGTAAAGCCGGTGAAAAAGAATGAGATTAAAAAATAAAAACATATTAATTGGAATATGTGGTGGGATAGCAGCATACAAGGTGTGCGAGCTTATAAGACTTTTAAAGAAAAACGAAGCAAACGTGAAGGTAATAATGACAAAAAATGCCCAAAAGTTTATAACTCCTTTGACACTGCAAACTCTTTCTCAGAACAAGGTTTATACAGATACTTTTGAAAGTGAATATGCATATGATATAGAACATATTTCTCTTACAACATGGGCAGATATTCTTGTGGTGGCCCCTGCCACTGCAAACATAATTGGGAAATTTGCAAATGGTATTGCAGATGATTTGCTTACCACCACCTTTTTAGCGTTTGACAAACCAGTGCTGATTGTGCCTGCAATGAATTCAAACATGTTTGAAAATGCAATTGTGAGACAAAATATTCACAAGTTAAAATCGGTGGGAATAAACTTTGTTGAGCCTGAATCAGGGTTTTTGGCTTGCGGTGTGTATGGCAAGGGAAGATATCCAGAAAATCAAAAGATATTGATTGAGATAGAAAAGCTTCTCTGCAGCCAAGACTTGGCAGAAAAGAAAGTTCTCATTACTGCAGGACCTACGAGGGAATATTTAGACCCCATCAGGTTTATTTCAAACAGGTCATCTGGCAAAATGGGTTATGCATTAGCTGAAGAGGCATACAAAAGAGGAGCTCAAGTTACAGTTGTCTCAGGTCCAGTGAGTACTAACACCTATGCTGACATAGAAATTATACATGTTCAGACAGCATCTCAAATGTATCAGAAGGTAAAAGATATTTACGCACAGTACGATATACTAATCTTTTCTGCAGCTGTAGCAGATTATAGACCTAAAACTACAAACCAAGCAAAGATTAAAAAGGAAAACACAGATGAACTTATTATTGAACTTGTTAAAAATCCAGATATCTTAAAGTTTGTGGGAGAGAATAAAAAAACGGGTCAAATAATTGTGGGATTTTCAGCAGAAACAGAAAATGTTCTACAGAACTCTCAAAAGAAATTAGAAGCAAAAAATGCTGATTTGATTGTTGCAAACAATGTGCTTGAAGAAGGTGCAGGGTTTGACGTTGATACAAACATTGTTACACTCATATCAAAAGAAAAGGTAGAAAATCTTCCGAAAATGAGCAAAAGTGAAGTTGCTAAAAGAATTTTTGACCATATACTAACTTACCTCTGCAAAGTGTAGCAGAGGTAATAATTTTTAATGGATGGAGTTTGAGTTTTAAGATGATAGCTCAGGTTTGTATCAACTACCAGGA
Proteins encoded in this region:
- a CDS encoding damage-control phosphatase ARMT1 family protein yields the protein MKSLVDCIHCYLKQAVSCMEMIKVPDEKKIEVLYNLIDFIKTLKPSASPAYNSSLVLLKTYEFINNPDPYYEAKKSSNKLALELYPRVKEKVETADDPLYEALKVSVAGNVIDLGIQRDFDIDKELDHAFNFGFWIDDYPLLKEKIEKAKDVVIVGDNAGEIVFDKILVEILNGMGKNVYYIIKSGPILNDATKEDAEEVFMNKIANVVESGAALLGVPKDFVSKQVKNLIYTADVIISKGQANFETVDDFEDVQANVFYLLKIKCEYLAKKLMFKQGSLVLINGERLKERKRNIF
- the remA gene encoding extracellular matrix/biofilm regulator RemA, producing the protein MKLINIGFGNIVSANRLIAIVSPDSAPIKRIIQEARERGMLIDATYGRRTRAVIITDADYVILSSVQPETVAHRIIEPEEEFEEEDIEVEDEDDKK
- a CDS encoding histone deacetylase, with the translated sequence MLKAKNSLELILFPAFDWRISPTHPEREERLLYTIDQIEEEGLFDYENIKIYNPEMIDSKYIEMTHFCIPAISSIVTVSHEIAAGSAITIAKKVLSKEVEKGFALIRPPGHHAHRVTYGDRGFCIINNEAIMVEYLRKEYKIKKIAIIDTDCHHGDGTQDIFWNDKDVLFISLHQDGTTLYPGTGFTDEIGGPSAIGYTLNLPLPPYTSDEGFLYCLDNLIIPVLEEFKPDIIINSAGQDNHYSDPLTNMNFSAQGYAKLTEKLSPNISVLEGGYSIESALPYVNLGIIFALAGIDYSNIKEPDYNPERFTQPQRISDYIKRLCEQVYSIWKSKEEREYKIKMGNQDYYFRKKSIYYDTMGFREYQLEKIKICKKCSGLISIDSFCLGYRVFAIVIPYDACNDCQNEGHRLFENTEVGDYSHVLLQDKKNFEFFRKPL
- a CDS encoding YetF domain-containing protein; translation: MVITIFIRTLILYVLVVLVMRLMGKRQMGELQPFELVITIMISELAAVPMQNTGVPLINGIIPILTLLFLQTLITFGSLKSDFVKRLVCGSPTILIAKGKILEDALRKTQYSLNDLMEQLRIKGFFNIHDIEYAILETDGDISVIPKSQKRYVTPADLGVATKYEGIPISVIVDGKIKEESLKYANLTLEQVLTEIKKRGVNTVEDVFFACIDPEGNWFVQKKEGKDK
- a CDS encoding DUF4363 family protein, which codes for MKVWATVAGFLILIIVLMLISRHIILSAAERIESDLSGLYENVIKNDYKLANSNYLNIVKKWGEHKKGWAMLIEHQEIDKIDEELTKIKEYLLEQNRSLLLSEIGLLKFYIRHVREMILLKIENIF
- the coaBC gene encoding bifunctional phosphopantothenoylcysteine decarboxylase/phosphopantothenate--cysteine ligase CoaBC; this translates as MRLKNKNILIGICGGIAAYKVCELIRLLKKNEANVKVIMTKNAQKFITPLTLQTLSQNKVYTDTFESEYAYDIEHISLTTWADILVVAPATANIIGKFANGIADDLLTTTFLAFDKPVLIVPAMNSNMFENAIVRQNIHKLKSVGINFVEPESGFLACGVYGKGRYPENQKILIEIEKLLCSQDLAEKKVLITAGPTREYLDPIRFISNRSSGKMGYALAEEAYKRGAQVTVVSGPVSTNTYADIEIIHVQTASQMYQKVKDIYAQYDILIFSAAVADYRPKTTNQAKIKKENTDELIIELVKNPDILKFVGENKKTGQIIVGFSAETENVLQNSQKKLEAKNADLIVANNVLEEGAGFDVDTNIVTLISKEKVENLPKMSKSEVAKRIFDHILTYLCKV
- a CDS encoding YicC/YloC family endoribonuclease: MSKDFFYNYIERIGYIIMIKSMTGYGGCKKIINEREYSVDIRSVNHRYLEINLKMPKEFIKFESEIKNVVSQYICRGKVDIYINFKSFSEKDYRIIPNIGIMKQYLEAINKIRENFSEVQDDFSLSTFIKLPDALVIETEELDVSTVKSELLDCIEEALQNLDKMRKTEGENLKKDILMRLESVKALVSRIEDYSKDLVENYREKLYKRVSEYFDLKNIDENRLMLEITLFADKSDITEELVRLKSHISQFAECLETGGSIGKKLDFIVQEMNRETNTIGAKSTIFEISQCVIGIKDELEKIREQVQNIE
- the gmk gene encoding guanylate kinase; this encodes MRDGLLVVISGPAGTGKGTVVGRLLEKNPNIKLSISKTTRKPRPGEKEGVNYFFVSREQFEEEIKNERFLEYAEYNNNYYGTPKDFVFEALEKGFDVILEIETQGALKIKKAFSDAVLIFLLPPSIEELYRRLIKRGTESEDEIRARLEIAKNEIKLVPEYDYCVINDNVDDAVQKIQKIIEVEKLKSRRFDIQSFLKE
- a CDS encoding CoA-binding protein: MDSRAIASALSFKNWAVVGATPNKQKYGYMVFKKLKEKGYNVFAINPLYDKIEDEKVYKTLLDLNQKIDCVSMVVAPERGKPYIEQAAKIGVKYVWFQPGAESDELVRLCENNSIVPIYNACVLVVLNHRK
- a CDS encoding hydantoinase/oxoprolinase family protein: MIVGLDVGGTTIDIVAIENGKVVASKKFERGESLIDSVLESLTQFISKEMISNLEKITLSTTITTNAIVQNNLDKVGMIIENGIGANPEFLMCGDMNFFADGYINNRGIEVKPVNIESVKSTLQNFKQEDIENLGIVGKFSVRNPQHELYIYEVAKEYNFKFVSVGYKLSGKLNFPRRVFSTYLNCAVYSTFNMFYKSILTFSQERKIPLEKIFVQKPDGGIVNLHNIECFPIFSILSGPAASAQGGCVLSNFVKNAIIIDIGGTTTDIAFLSNGNLVLEPYGAKIGKYPTLVRAIYSRSVGLGAESIVKIVDDTVKIGPETKRWYEKGKNDFITFYDVLQFSNSYHENPINAGLKSLSTQLNMSQEDFCKLVISRAAAMIEEKIKEGIEFINNLPVYTINKFLYGEKFVPQKIILIGGPAQLLKPHLENELKIKVEVPKHYMVANAIGCAVGSISKEYNLVADTIQGKMVIPELNIYQSIPADFTIDQAKKFLIEKVLECREAKNQDDVEIVDESSFNMIRSFKFCGRMIKIKAQLKPKLLNLRD
- the rpoZ gene encoding DNA-directed RNA polymerase subunit omega, with product MLLRPGLDELLEYVDNKYTLSVLVAKRARQLLQQAQKKVDITNFNSDKYVSMAVNEVASGKISYKYVKPVKKNEIKK